CGGGATATTCACAATGATGAATAATTCATCAGTTACATGGTTATGGTCAACGAACTATTGGCTCGACGAATCGACAAATGCTCAGACCTGGACGGTTATTCCAAGCAAAGGTCCCTTTGCTGGGGGTAACACGGTCTGTATAACAAATACGGTGCCCAGTATAGGTGATGGCTTCGATATTATAAATGTGACAATCGGCGGAGTGGACGCGATCATCGGAAATCAAGGAACAAACTGGGTGTCGATTAGGGTTCCTCTGGTAGGTGTGTCTGGGGGCCTGGATGTCGTTGTTCGGTCTACTTCTCTCGGGGATACCACATTATCAAAGGCTTACATTGTGAACCCTAAGGGCGTGATCAGCGGTGAGTATACGGGTCAGTACTCTTGGACTAAACTCGGCAACGCCTATGTACCTATAAACAAAAGAGTACGTTCATTGGCATATGACGGAATGGGCCTTTATGTGGGGGGGGGGTTCACGAGCAGTGGCTCTAGTATCCCAGTGGACGGCATTGCAAAATGGGACCCAACGACTGGCTGGTCGTCCCTCAGCAATGGTGTGAACGGCAGTGTGAAGGCCATGGCCTATAACGGTACGAATCTTTATGTAGGAGGTAATTATTTTTATATAGGACGTGATTTCTTTGGTGCTGGCGGTATTGCAGCGAACAACACAGCAGAATGGAGTCCAACGACTGGCTGGACGTCTCTCGGTAATGGTCTGGACGACGGTGTGAATGCCTTGTCCTATTTGGGGACAAACCTGTTTGCAGGCGGCGTGTTCCTGACGGGGAGTTCATTATCGCTGGGCTGTATAGCAAAATGGAATCCAGCGACTGGTTGGTCTTCCCTTAGTCACGACCTGGATGGCAATGTGGCTGCATTGGCGAACGACGGGACGAATCTGTTTGCAGGTGGCCAGTTCATTTACTCATACAACGGCGCACTGTTGAATCGCATAGGAAAATGGAGCCCAACGTCTGACTGGTCGCCCCTCAGTACTGGCGTCAATGGCAATGTGGCAGCGTTGGTGCATGATGGGACGAACCTGTATGTAGGAGGTGCTTTCACGACCGCAGGTCCTAGTGCCGCGAGCCACATCGCGAAATGGAACCCAACTACAGGTTGGTCATCCCTCGGCAGTGGTGTGAATGGTATTTCCGCTAGCGTGAATGCGTTGTTGTTTGACGGGACGAACCTATATGTGGGAGGTGTATTTACTAACGCTGGTGGTATTGCAGCGAATAACATCGCGAAATGGAGCCCAACTACCGGCTGGTCATCCCTCAGCAGTGGCATGAACGGCAGTGTCGATGCATTGGCTTATGACGGCACGAGTCTATATGCAGGTGGTGATTTCACGTCTGCTGGTGGCAGTGCGATATCCTATATAGCGAGGTGGATGCCTGGCTCAGGGATACTTCCGTCCAGTGGTAGTTTTACTGGTGGCTATCAAGTAGTCATCTCCGGTATTAACCTTGGTAGTGGGGCTGATATAACGAATGTTACAATCTGCGGTGTATCGGCAAGTAATATTATTGATCAAAGTGGAACGCAAGTGGTCGTAGCCGCTGGAAGCGGTACACCTGGTCCCGGTGAGGTAAAGGTTTATTCCGAGAGTTTTGGTGTCACAATAAAGTCCAACGCGTTTATCTATAACCCGGCTATTGAGATATTGTTTGGCCCTCATGGTACTGTGACACCGAATCATATGACAGATGTGATTTATGGCGGAACGACGAGTTTCGTTGTTAAGGCGGATGCGTACTATCACATTGAAAGCATTTTTACTAACGGTATAAGAGTGAGCGTAGCGAATAATAAGTCTGTCTATACTTCTTCATGGAACAATGTGACGACGACTGGACTAATATATGTCGCCTTTGCGGAGAATCTGACAACCAATACCAGCACCCCAGAATGCTGGCTTGCGCAATACGGCTGGACTAA
This is a stretch of genomic DNA from bacterium. It encodes these proteins:
- a CDS encoding InlB B-repeat-containing protein, translating into MKNRIENGMIAMNYGINNLFRFRSMKAAFFYAFCLFATATNVQAITVTFAPNGGSVSPASKTVIYGQTYGALPTPTKVGYTFQLWYNVNGDSCSSGTYVSFNYDHSLTALWEAKLYSVGYDSQGGAYNPSTRSILYGSTFDSLPTVTRTGYAFSGWWTGSGGTGVQIFPSSVFNFVTAITLYAKWTGNSYTVTFDAQSGAVSPSTKIVTYNSAYGSLPAPTRYGYTFAGWFTIAGGAGVQVTSLTTVTNTANHTLYAKWTRNSYTVTFDAQSGAVSPSTKIVTYNSAYGSLPAPTRSRYTFGGWFTSAGGAGAQVTSLTTATNAFAHTLYAKWAINIYTLDVTTPLANAIPPDGTSYFSDGTVVIASVTNSPISEGVSNHFVCIGWVGSGSVPSSGTGTNTGIFTMMNNSSVTWLWSTNYWLDESTNAQTWTVIPSKGPFAGGNTVCITNTVPSIGDGFDIINVTIGGVDAIIGNQGTNWVSIRVPLVGVSGGLDVVVRSTSLGDTTLSKAYIVNPKGVISGEYTGQYSWTKLGNAYVPINKRVRSLAYDGMGLYVGGGFTSSGSSIPVDGIAKWDPTTGWSSLSNGVNGSVKAMAYNGTNLYVGGNYFYIGRDFFGAGGIAANNTAEWSPTTGWTSLGNGLDDGVNALSYLGTNLFAGGVFLTGSSLSLGCIAKWNPATGWSSLSHDLDGNVAALANDGTNLFAGGQFIYSYNGALLNRIGKWSPTSDWSPLSTGVNGNVAALVHDGTNLYVGGAFTTAGPSAASHIAKWNPTTGWSSLGSGVNGISASVNALLFDGTNLYVGGVFTNAGGIAANNIAKWSPTTGWSSLSSGMNGSVDALAYDGTSLYAGGDFTSAGGSAISYIARWMPGSGILPSSGSFTGGYQVVISGINLGSGADITNVTICGVSASNIIDQSGTQVVVAAGSGTPGPGEVKVYSESFGVTIKSNAFIYNPAIEILFGPHGTVTPNHMTDVIYGGTTSFVVKADAYYHIESIFTNGIRVSVANNKSVYTSSWNNVTTTGLIYVAFAENLTTNTSTPECWLAQYGWTNNFEFAATNDSDSDGMLNWQEWLTGCNPKDSNSVFRFTSSESDSSGQGMVIRWPSISNRFYDLSRATNLMGETPFTVFPDASNMPARPPENVYTDSVQGVGSYFYKVGVHE